In Ignavibacteriales bacterium, the following proteins share a genomic window:
- the fliM gene encoding flagellar motor switch protein FliM encodes MAELLSQQEIDQLLSTVKAGVDKQTPVEIEKVIVPYDFRLPNRISKNQLRTLRNIHDTFSESISSFLMSKLQSIISINIISVDQIYYSEYVLSVSNPACLYTFDIKSTDIKGVLEISPELALTLVDRFLGGNGRGDVKIKTITPIEQRVLFIFVDKVMQELQKAWLIVGNYEFVVERFESDIDFAQITSQSESILLFSFEIMVGENSFLMNLCFATYAFDTILSKINSQNISTIRPVKYHGTSSKTILVDHIKKTDLTLKVEFGTAPIRMKDLFSLSQGDVIMLDKKVGEELTVTVADKVVFKCQPGVLGGHRAVKITKRVENEEKN; translated from the coding sequence ATGGCAGAGCTTTTATCACAACAAGAAATTGATCAACTTCTTAGTACAGTTAAAGCTGGAGTAGATAAACAAACTCCTGTAGAGATAGAGAAAGTTATTGTTCCTTATGATTTCAGACTTCCAAACAGGATTTCCAAAAATCAATTACGAACCTTAAGAAATATTCATGATACATTTAGTGAAAGTATCAGCTCTTTCCTGATGTCTAAATTGCAGTCTATTATCAGCATTAACATAATTTCTGTTGATCAAATTTATTATTCGGAATATGTCCTATCAGTTTCAAATCCAGCCTGCCTTTATACTTTTGATATAAAATCAACAGATATAAAAGGAGTGTTAGAAATAAGTCCGGAACTTGCCTTAACGCTGGTAGATCGCTTCCTGGGTGGAAACGGCAGAGGGGATGTAAAAATAAAAACGATTACACCAATAGAACAGCGTGTTCTTTTTATTTTTGTTGATAAAGTAATGCAAGAACTTCAAAAAGCTTGGTTGATAGTTGGTAATTATGAATTTGTGGTTGAAAGATTTGAATCCGATATAGATTTTGCTCAAATAACGTCTCAAAGTGAAAGTATCCTTTTGTTTAGTTTTGAAATTATGGTTGGGGAAAATTCCTTTTTGATGAATCTTTGTTTTGCCACGTATGCTTTCGATACAATTCTTTCAAAAATAAACAGCCAGAATATCTCAACAATACGCCCGGTAAAATATCATGGGACTTCCAGCAAAACAATCCTGGTAGATCATATTAAAAAAACAGACCTGACTCTAAAAGTTGAATTTGGCACAGCACCTATTAGAATGAAAGACTTATTTTCATTAAGCCAGGGTGATGTAATTATGTTGGATAAGAAAGTTGGAGAGGAACTTACGGTTACTGTTGCAGATAAAGTTGTATTCAAATGC